GGCGGTGCCTTCCCCTACACACAAGTTCCGGCTCTGGCGCTGGGAATAGGACCAACTCGCCACTTCGCTCGAGCACGCCACGGTGGCTTTCCCAGGCCCGCACATCACTTCCGGACCCGGGTGGCATCTCAGGCCAACGTACACGACAATCACCAGCACAAACAGCCCGGACACCGAGCAAATGGCGATCATTAAAGACACGTTCATGTCAACCAAGGGCCCTTCGCTCCCGCCCCTTTGCCTCGAGTCCCATTTCACAGCCTGGGGACTCTCCACCAGGGACAGGCTGACAGTGGCTGTCGCTGACAGCGCCGGTTCCCCATGGTCCTTCACCAGGATCACGAGTCTCTGGCTGGGGCCGTCCGCCTCCTCCAAGGCCCGCGTGGTGCTGATCTCCCCGCTGTACACACCCACCCGGAAAGGCcccgcagccctgggctcctgcacTTCGTAGCGAAGCCACGCGTTGTAGCCGGAATCCGCATCCACCGCTCGGATCTTGCCCACCACGTGCCCTGCGCCGGCCGACAGCGGAACCAGCTCGGGCCCTGGCGAGCCGCGGCCGGAGCCAGCCGGGGACACTGAGGGCGCGTTGTCATTTTCATCCAGGACAAAGAGCTGCACAGTCACGTTCCCGCACAACGACGGGAACCCGGCGTCCCTCGCGCTCAcctggaactgcagcacttccagCTCCTCGTAGTCAAAGGGCTGCAGGGCATAGATGTGCCCGCTCTCCGAGTGCACCGAGATGTAGCTGGACAGGGGCTGCTCTCCCACACTTCGCTCCACCACCGAGTAGCTCACAAAGGCGTTTTCCCTCAGGTCCGGGTCCGAGGCCGACACGGTGAAGAGATGGGCCCCGGGCGGGTTGTTTTCCTTCACAAACACCGTGTAAACGGGCTGAGGGAAAGCGGGAGCGTTATCGTTCACATCCGCGATCGGcaccaaaatgctgctgctggtcGAGAGAGACGGGGCCCCTTCGTCTCTGGCTGTCACCAGGATCTTATATTCAGACACTCGCTCCcgatccacggcctccgccagcACCAGCGAGTGATAATTCTTAAAGGTGGAGACGAGCCGAAAGGGCAGGTTCGGGGGGATGGAGCAGGTGACTTTGCCGTTGTCTCCCGAGTCCCGGTCAGAGACGCTAATAAGAGCCACCACTGTCCCCGGAGGAGCGTCCTCCGGAACCGGCAGAGAAAGGGAAGTCACGGCCAGCTCAGGGATGTTATCGTTCACGTCTATAACGTCTATCAAAATTTTGCAATGGCCAGCCAGTGGGAGATTCCCTTTATCCTTCGCCTCAACTCGAATTTCATATACATTGTGCACTTCAAAATCAATTTCTCCTTTAACTCTGATCTCACCAGTATTCGAATTTATACTGAACAAGTCTCTTCCATTAGGGGGAAGATGACTAATGAAAGAATAGGAAATATCCTTATTAGTTCCCTCATCCAAATCTGTGGCGTTGAGTGTCATCACTAATGCACCATTAGCTGTATTTTCCAATAATTTTATTTCGTAGACTGACTTATTAAATACAGGCGCATTATCATTGGCATCCAGGACAGTGATGAGGAGCTGAACTGAGCCGGTGAGCTCCGGTTTACCCCCATCAGTGGCGGTGAGTAATAAATGATGCATAGAGGCTTCCTCTCTATTCAGTGGTTTCTTTAAAACCATATCGGCAGATGTGATTTGATCATTTTTCGTTTGCAAGTCTAGAGTGTAATGTTCATTTGGGCTGAGTTTATAGGTTAGCAGAGAGTTTGTACCAATATCTGCGTCAGAAGCGCCCTCTAGTGGGAATCGAGAGCCCGGCAATCTAGATTCTgcaataaatatatttaagtcATTTGCCGAAAAAACAGGAGCATTGTCGTTTATATCCTGTATCTCCACTTCCACGTGAAATATCCTCAGGGGTTTGTCCACTATCACCTCCAGGTCAATGGCGCACAGGGGGCTCTGGCCGCACAGCTCTTCCCTGTCTATTCGCGAATTAACAAACAAAACGCCGGTCTGCAAATTTACCTCAAAATAGTCTCTCCTGCTGTTGGAGACCATCCGGAACATCCGAGGCACCAGCTCCgccacctccagctccaggtcCTGGGCCAGGCGGCCCACAAAGGTGCCGTGTTTGGATTCCTCCGGCACGGAATAACGGACCTGGCCGCTGCCCACCTCCCAGGCCGTGTGTAACAGAACCAACCGCAGCAGCTGCCTGGTTACCAGGGAGTCTCGCCGGAAAACTGCCATCGCGAACGTGGAATGTTTCGGATTCAAATCTGATTAACTAATTACTAGCCGTTCTATATAATATTTTTGAGCTACCCTGGAGTACTGTCACAATGAATTCCATCCACTCTTGTCGCATCCAGTATGATCCAGTTATTCTGAGGCTGGGGCAGCCAGTGTTTTCTTCCTCCCAGGGTGGAGCTGTTTTCATTTTCCTGGGATAACGCGGTTTTTTAGTAGACAGCGCCACAGTGTGGTACATGTGATTCACAGCAACAAATTCTTTTTTCGTATTTATATTTAATTCATCATTAAGAATAAATATTTTCATGTTACTTATATCTAAAATAATCTGATTTCTGATCATTCTCATATTATA
Above is a window of Emys orbicularis isolate rEmyOrb1 chromosome 8, rEmyOrb1.hap1, whole genome shotgun sequence DNA encoding:
- the LOC135882952 gene encoding protocadherin alpha-8-like; protein product: MAVFRRDSLVTRQLLRLVLLHTAWEVGSGQVRYSVPEESKHGTFVGRLAQDLELEVAELVPRMFRMVSNSRRDYFEVNLQTGVLFVNSRIDREELCGQSPLCAIDLEVIVDKPLRIFHVEVEIQDINDNAPVFSANDLNIFIAESRLPGSRFPLEGASDADIGTNSLLTYKLSPNEHYTLDLQTKNDQITSADMVLKKPLNREEASMHHLLLTATDGGKPELTGSVQLLITVLDANDNAPVFNKSVYEIKLLENTANGALVMTLNATDLDEGTNKDISYSFISHLPPNGRDLFSINSNTGEIRVKGEIDFEVHNVYEIRVEAKDKGNLPLAGHCKILIDVIDVNDNIPELAVTSLSLPVPEDAPPGTVVALISVSDRDSGDNGKVTCSIPPNLPFRLVSTFKNYHSLVLAEAVDRERVSEYKILVTARDEGAPSLSTSSSILVPIADVNDNAPAFPQPVYTVFVKENNPPGAHLFTVSASDPDLRENAFVSYSVVERSVGEQPLSSYISVHSESGHIYALQPFDYEELEVLQFQVSARDAGFPSLCGNVTVQLFVLDENDNAPSVSPAGSGRGSPGPELVPLSAGAGHVVGKIRAVDADSGYNAWLRYEVQEPRAAGPFRVGVYSGEISTTRALEEADGPSQRLVILVKDHGEPALSATATVSLSLVESPQAVKWDSRQRGGSEGPLVDMNVSLMIAICSVSGLFVLVIVVYVGLRCHPGPEVMCGPGKATVACSSEVASWSYSQRQSRNLCVGEGTAKNDLMVFSPNFPNSLENGEEKQQELIANDAGQVASLIR